A single window of Salvia splendens isolate huo1 chromosome 6, SspV2, whole genome shotgun sequence DNA harbors:
- the LOC121809749 gene encoding probable ribose-5-phosphate isomerase 3, chloroplastic encodes MAAATLSLLPPASLRRQHPRVHLRPKFSIKASAPVLTQDDLKKLAADKAVEYVKSGMVLGLGTGSTAAFVVDKLGALLKSGALSDIVGVPTSKRTQEQALALGIPLSTLDAHPHIDLAIDGADEVDPSLDLVKGRGGALLREKMVEAAADEFVVVVDDSKLVTGLGGSGLAMPVEVVQFCWNYNLVRLQELFKEEGCDAKLRLDDGGKPYVTDNSNYIVDLYFKTPIRDSGAAGKEIAALEGVVDHGLFLDMATAVIIAGGSGITVKTK; translated from the coding sequence ATGGCCGCCGCCACCTTATCCCTCCTCCCCCCCGCCTCACTCCGCCGCCAGCACCCCCGCGTCCACCTCCGCCCCAAATTCTCAATCAAAGCCTCCGCACCCGTCCTCACCCAAGACGACCTCAAAAAACTCGCCGCCGACAAGGCCGTCGAGTACGTCAAGAGCGGCATGGTCCTCGGCCTCGGCACGGGCTCCACCGCCGCCTTCGTGGTCGACAAGCTGGGCGCCCTCCTCAAATCCGGCGCGCTCTCCGACATCGTGGGCGTCCCCACCTCGAAGCGCACCCAGGAGCAGGCCCTCGCCCTCGGCATCCCCCTCTCCACCCTCGACGCCCACCCCCACATCGACCTCGCCATCGACGGCGCCGACGAGGTCGACCCCAGCCTCGACCTCGTTAAGGGCCGCGGCGGCGCCCTCCTCCGCGAGAAGATGGTCGAGGCCGCCGCCGACGAATTCGTCGTAGTCGTCGATGACTCTAAATTGGTAACGGGGCTAGGTGGATCGGGCCTCGCGATGCCCGTCGAGGTGGTGCAGTTCTGCTGGAACTACAATCTGGTGAGGCTGCAGGAGCTGTTCAAGGAGGAGGGATGCGACGCTAAGCTCAGATTGGACGACGGAGGGAAGCCTTACGTTACGGATAACTCGAACTACATTGTGGATTTGTATTTCAAGACTCCGATTAGGGATTCCGGCGCGGCGGGGAAGGAGATCGCCGCATTGGAAGGGGTGGTGGATCACGGATTGTTCTTGGATATGGCGACAGCTGTCATTATCGCCGGTGGGAGTGGAATCACCGTCAAGACCAAATGA
- the LOC121806188 gene encoding serine/threonine-protein kinase Nek3-like — MMDKYEILEQIGKGAFGSALLVRHKQEKKKYVLKKIRLARQTNRTRRSAHQEMALISSMQNPFIVEYKDSWVEKGCYVCIVIGYCEGGDMAEAIKKANGVHLPEEKLCAWLVQLLIALEYLHMNHILHRDVKCSNIFLTKDQDIRLGDFGLAKMLSSDELASSIVGTPSYMCPELLADIPYGSKSDVWSLGCCMYEMTSLKPAFKAFDMQALINKINKSVVAPLPAKYSGALRGLVKSMLRKNPELRPSAAELLRHQHLQPYVLNVHLKLNSPRRTSFPSQCAETEKGITRTIRFSEPSHVQPPAYRDRRSSCGNDRTLNPSVSGAEQSYDSFTRITGTTNPSNMHPRTKELFSGSTHERTVITKTITSKISKVQKDTDTKASSASKRTPQLSKNHKLLQASKSVVKRPVSTTRRASLPLPHKDSAHKYRHMPSLGPLGNIDSIKSPDVSVNSPRIDKMFELPLGSYEESFPIRRSSLTSAQGSSRSPQGDRSIMKDRYTIEFPDKSDGLSFNNWQGVCSTLHKDKQDGSESSDQNATAGASSRTSSDQRPRRIDMSSYRQRAEALEGLLEFSARLFQEARIEELGVLLGPFGPGKVSPRETAIWLTKSFKENTLLPDDLCQHV, encoded by the exons ATGATGGACAAGTATGAAATACTGGAACAGATCGGCAAGGGTGCTTTTGGTTCTGCACTTCTTGTGAGGCATAAGCAGGAAAAGAAGAA GTATGTGTTAAAGAAGATTCGTCTTGCCCGCCAAACCAACAGGACACGGCGATCTGCACATCAGGAG ATGGCACTTATATCAAGCATGCAAAATCCATTTATAGTGGAGTACAAAGATTCATGGGTGGAGAAG GGTTGCTATGTCTGCATTGTCATAGGTTACTGTGAAGGTGGAGATAT GGCAGAAGCCATAAAAAAGGCTAATGGTGTCCATCTTCCTGAAGAG AAGCTCTGTGCATGGCTTGTCCAACTACTCATAGCACTGGAGTACTTACACATGAACCATATCCTTCATCGTGATGTCAAG TGCTCGAACATATTTTTAACAAAAGATCAAGATATTCGCCTAG GTGACTTTGGACTTGCCAAAATGTTGAGTTCAGATGAGCTTGCTTCCTCG ATTGTTGGTACTCCCAGTTATATGTGCCCCGAGCTGCTTGCAGATATACCATATGGCTCCAAATCAGATGTATGGTCACTTG GATGCTGCATGTATGAGATGACATCCCTTAAACCTGCATTCAAGGCATTT GATATGCAAGCTCTCATCAACAAAATAAACAAGTCTGTAGTTGCTCCACTGCCGGCCAAATACTCTGGTGCATT ACGAGGTCTGGTGAAAAGCATGCTGAGGAAAAATCCAGAACTTCGTCCTAGT GCTGCAGAACTTCTCAGGCACCAACATCTTCAACCGTATGTACTCAATGTTCACCTGAAGCTCAATTCACCCAGACGCACCAGTTTTCCAAGTCAATGCGCGGAAACAGAAAAGGGCATCACTAGGACAATTAGATTTTCAGAGCCTTCCCATGTTCAACCTCCAGCATATAGAGACAGACGATCGTCGTGTGGAAATGACAGGACTTTAAATCCTAGTGTATCTGGAGCTGAGCAAAGTTATGATTCTTTCACTAGGATAACTGGAACAACTAATCCTTCCAATATGCATCCTAGAacaaaagaattattttcaggAAGCACGCATGAAAGGACTGTCATTACAAAAACTATTACTTCAAAAATCTCAAAAGTCCAGAAAGATACAGACACAAAAGCTTCAAGTGCTTCAAAAAGAACACCACAGCTTTCAAAGAACCATAAACTG CTTCAAGCATCGAAAAGCGTGGTTAAGAGACCTGTTTCAACTACTCGTAGAGCCTCTCTTCCATTGCCACATAAAGACTCGGCCCATAAATATCGTCATATGCCCAGTCTTGGACCTCTTGGAAACATTGACAGCATCAAGTCTCCGGATGTTTCTGTCAATTCCCCTCGAATCGATAAAATGTTTGAACTTCCTTTAGGGTCCTATGAGGAGTCCTTCCCTATCCGCAGAAGCTCATTAACCTCCGCACAGGGTTCCTCCAGATCCCCACAAGGTGACCGTTCTATTATGAAAGATAGATATACCATTGAGTTCCCGGATAAATCGGATGGATTGAGCTTCAATAACTGGCAAGGAGTTTGCTCTACATTACACAAGGATAAGCAAGATGGGAGTGAGTCTTCAGATCAAAATGCCACAGCTGGTGCCTCAAGCCGAACATCCTCAGATCAACGGCCCCGCAGAATTGACATGTCGTCTTACAGGCAACGAGCTGAAGCACTGGAAGGCTTGCTCGAGTTCAGTGCAAGGTTATTTCAAGAAGCGAGAATTGAGGAACTTGGGGTGTTGTTAGGGCCATTTGGACCGGGAAAAGTGTCTCCAAGAGAAACTGCAATATGGTTGACCAAGAGCTTCAAAGAAAATACTCTCCTACCAGACGATCTTTGCCAACATGTGTAG